A window from Bufo bufo chromosome 1, aBufBuf1.1, whole genome shotgun sequence encodes these proteins:
- the LOC120991683 gene encoding chemokine-like receptor 1, whose amino-acid sequence METFTLFDSLVNTTFYTDDYDKNYEVMENYGKGVNNKSMTYEAICIVLIYSAFCFLGIIGNVLVIWFGIFRMKKTVNVVFFLSLAVADFSFALFLPLNITQIILGYWPFEKFMCKLIHGLLSLNMLVSILQLTVISVDRCICVVFPVWCHNHRRPRLALIIVLIIWIISLLLFFSYLVIFDVSDIITICSLTLDESSLRRRTVLDFVLLFFLPFVIIVFCYMVIALHLRKKRIFKSPKLFKTIVAVIIAFFVCWFPNHLFSLLFFFERSNLNIYVLYYGAVIAFALLIMNSCINPILYVFIGRDFKENFCGSFQATLEKAFIEKDEFDAEKQERHVALPTLHQASEEEVVI is encoded by the coding sequence ATGGAGACTTTTACACTTTTTGATTCCTTGGTAAATACCACCTTTTATACAGATGATTATGATAAAAACTATGAAGTCATGGAAAACTATGGAAAAGGTGTCAATAATAAATCCATGACGTATGAAGCCATATGCATTGTGTTGATCTACTCAGCATTTTGTTTTCTGGGAATCATTGGAAATGTTCTTGTCATCTGGTTTGGCATCTTCAGGATGAAGAAGACAGTCAACGTGGTGTTTTTCCTCAGTTTAGCCGTAGCAGATTTCtcctttgcattattccttcctttGAACATTACACAAATTATATTAGGATATTGGCCATTTGAAAAATTTATGTGCAAGCTAATCCATGGTCTACTGTCTCTGAACATGCTCGTCAGCATCCTCCAGCTCACGGTCATCAGTGTAGATCGATGCATCTGTGTTGTGTTCCCGGTATGGTGTCACAATCATCGGAGGCCAAGATTAGCTTTAATTATTGTCCTGATCATCTGGATAATTTCACttcttctgtttttttcctatctaGTCATTTTTGACGTGTCTGACATAATTACAATATGCTCTTTAACACTGGATGAATCTAGCCTGAGGCGGAGAACAGTTTTGGACTTTGTTTTATTGTTCTTTCTACCCTTTGTCATCATTGTTTTCTGTTACATGGTGATTGCTTTGCACCTCAGAAAGAAGCGCATCTTCAAATCTCCTAAGCTATTTAAAACCATTGTGGCCGTCATCATTGCCTTCTTTGTCTGCTGGTTTCCAAATCAtttgttttcccttctttttttttttgaaagaagTAACCTTAATATCTATGTGTTGTATTATGGAGCTGTAATTGCCTTTGCCCTATTAATCATGAATTCTTGTATTAACCCCATCCTCTACGTCTTCATCGGCCGCGATTTCAAGGAGAATTTCTGTGGCTCGTTCCAAGCTACGTTGGAGAAAGCATTTATAGAAAAGGACGAGTTTGACGCTGAGAAACAAGAAAGGCATGTAGCTCTTCCAACGTTACATCAAGCTTCTGAAGAGGAAGTTGTCATTTGA